Proteins encoded in a region of the Lemur catta isolate mLemCat1 chromosome 14, mLemCat1.pri, whole genome shotgun sequence genome:
- the SFXN3 gene encoding sideroflexin-3 — translation MGELPLDINIQEPRWDQSTFLGRAQHFFTVTDPRNLLLSGAQLEASRNIVQNYRAGVVTPGLTEDQLWRAKYVYDSAFHPDTGEKVVLIGRMSAQVPMNMTITGCMLTFYRKTPTVVFWQWVNQSFNAIVNYSNRSGDAPITVGQLGTAYVSATTGAVATALGLKSLTKHLPPLVGRFVPFAAVAAANCINIPLMRQRELQVGIPVTDEAGQRLGHSVTAAKQGIFQVVISRIGMAIPAMAIPPLIMDALEKKDFLKRRPWLGAPLQVGLVGFCLVFATPLCCALFPQRSSIHVSRLEPELRAQIHEQKPHIEVVYYNKGL, via the exons ATGGGTGAGTTGCCCTTGGATATCAACATCCAGGAACCTCGCTGGGACCAAAGCACATTCTTGGGCAGAGCCCAGCACTTCTTCACCGTTACTGATCCCCGAAATCTGCTGCTATCTGGGGCACAGCTGGAAGCGTCTCGGAATATCGTGCAGAACTACAG GGCTGGCGTGGTGACCCCAGGGCTCACCGAGGACCAGCTGTGGAGAGCCAAGTATGTGTACGACTCTGCCTTCCATCCCGACACGGGGGAGAAGGTGGTCCTGATTGGCCGCATGTCAGCCCAGGTGCCCATGAACATGACCATCACTGGCTGCATGCTCACCTTCTACAG GAAGACCCCAACCGTTGTGTTCTGGCAGTGGGTGAACCAGTCCTTCAATGCCATCGTTAACTACTCCAACCGCAGTGGCGACGCTCCCATCACTGTGGG GCAGCTGGGAACAGCCTATGTGAGTGCCACCACAGGGGCTGTGGCCACGGCCCTGGGACTCAAATCCCTCACCAAG CACCTACCCCCCCTGGTCGGCAGATTTGTGCCCTTTGCAGCTGTGGCAGCTGCCAACTGCATCAACATCCCTTTGATGAGGCAGAG GGAGCTGCAGGTGGGCATCCCAGTGACTGACGAGGCAGGTCAGAGGCTTGGCCACTCGGTGACTGCGGCCAAGCAGGGAATCTTCCAGGTGGTGATATCAAGAATAGGCATGGCGATTCCTGCCATGG CCATCCCCCCGCTGATCATGGACGCCCTGGAGAAGAAAGACTTTCTCAAG CGCCGCCCCTGGCTGGGGGCACCCCTGCAGGTGGGACTGGTGGGCTTCTG CCTGGTGTTTGCCACCCCTCTGTGCTGTGCCCTGTTCCCCCAGAGGAG CTCCATACACGTGAGCAGGCTGGAGCCGGAGCTGAGAGCTCAGATCCACGAGCAAAAGCCCCACATCGAAGTGGTTTACTACAACAAAGGGCTTTGA